A stretch of Suncus etruscus isolate mSunEtr1 chromosome 9, mSunEtr1.pri.cur, whole genome shotgun sequence DNA encodes these proteins:
- the AVP gene encoding vasopressin-neurophysin 2-copeptin: MPACTLGLLALISLTSACYFQNCPRGGKRATADLELRQCLPCGPGGQGRCFGPRICCGDELGCFVGTAEARRCQEETFLPSPCQSGQRPCGTGGRCAADGICCNEESCVTDPECREDAGPQRRARPGERSNATQLDGPAGALLLRLVQLVAAPEPREPAQPGGY, from the exons ATGCCTGCCTGCACCCTGGGCCTGCTGGCCCTCATCTCCCTCACCTCCGCCTGCTACTTCCAGAACTGCCCGCGGGGTGGCAAGAGGGCCACGGCCGACCTGGAGCTGAGACAG TGCCTGCCCTGCGGCCCGGGCGGCCAGGGCCGCTGCTTCGGGCCCCGCATCTGCTGCGGCGACGAGCTGGGCTGCTTCGTGGGCACGGCCGAGGCGCGGCGCTGCCAGGAGGAGACGTTCCTGCCGTCGCCCTGCCAGTCGGGACAGCGGCCGTGCGGCACCGGGGGCCGCTGCGCCGCCGACGGCATCTGCTGCAACGAAG AGAGCTGCGTGACGGACCCCGAGTGCCGGGAGGACGCGGGTCCCCAGCGCCGTGCGCGTCCCGGGGAGAGGAGCAACGCGACTCAGCTGGACGGCCCGGCCGGAGCGCTGCTGCTGCGGCTGGTGCAGCTGGTGGCGGCCCCCGAGCCTCGGGAGCCCGCGCAGCCCGGGGGCTACTGA